CAACCAATGtgagttttgagttttcttaaattatatatgGTGGTTATTCTGTTTGTTCCTCGATTCAGTTTCTTTGATCAATTTGTTTGGTgggtttgttttcttgtttggtCTTGGCAGGTTCACATTGTGTATATGGGAGAGAGACAGCACGATGAACCTGAACGCGTTCAAGACTCCCACCATGAGGTCCTATCCATTATACTTGGAAGGTCTCAGTTCTAACTCCTTTTTCTCagcattcattcattcattcaaaataataattaaaaaaaaaataaaagaaaatttttccatCTTTATGTGTTTCTGTAAAATTTAAATGGCTATAAGATAATTCATGTGCTCCTTTGACTTGCATCTTTAAGTTTTCTGTTCCTAGGTGTATCAAACCTCTTTGTCAGCATGTAAGTTTATGCTTGTTTTAATTAAGGATTAAACTTCAGTACAATTGCTTAGCTGTTGTTACCTCATGTTCCCTAATTAAAGTTGAATTGAATTGTGGGAAAGAACACCTTTTGGAGTGCATTGGTCAATGCAGCtatatggttgaatttaattggagaaccGAAGGTACTGCACATAAGGAATTGTATCCAAGTTCTGCCCATTCATAAAGGCCATGAAGTATACCTATTGGAgtaatggttaaatgattaaattcaatattttctaatagtttaaacttttgggacaaataataatttttcatggtCATAAGAATGGTCTTGAGTTTGGACCCATAGTGGCAGTGGCAGCGGTCATAAGAATGGCCAAGATTGTGTTTTGTTGTGCTTATTAGCAAACAAATCTGTGTGTGCACATGTGAATTTTGTATATTTGGCCCTTGTGCTGATTGTTTCCTACAAATGCACTTTCAACATTATAGCTTGTAAAGATATGTGACTGGGATCTAATTATGATAACAACAATGAAGTAAGAGCTTGTGATATCGATTTGACAGCCATGAAGCTGCCAAGGAGTCAATTTTGTACAGCTACAAACATGGCCTTTCGGGTTTTGCTGCAGTCTTAACCGAGTCTCAAGCAAAGCTTATTGCAGGTGTTACAATGGTGGTGAACTGTGAACTCTGTTTTGTTATCAGACTTGACCTTTGCTAACAAGTTCTTGTAGTTAATAGTATCCTTTCTCATAAAACAATGCAGATTTCCCAGGAGTTGTTCGTGTAGTACCAAACCGAGTTCTTAGTCTGCAAACGACTAGAAGTTGGGATTTTCTACAAGTAAAGCCTCACATTAGGAATGGAATTCTTTCAAAGAGTCATTCTGGAATCGGGTCTATTGTTGGTATCTTGGACACTGGTTAGTGTGGAAATGCTGCATATGCTTGTAGGTAATACAGGATCAGGCTTGATCTGTGCTCACTGTGTTGAACAGGAATCTGGCCCGAGTCTGAAAGCTTCAAAGATGAGGGAATGGGCAAGGTTCCATCTCGTTGGAAAGGCATATGCCAAATAGGAGAGAAGTTCAATCACTCTCACTGTAACAGGttaattcaattgatattttttattttagttatttcattttaatttgacTTTCCTGTTTAAAGCAGTCCTATGTGCAGAATCAATATATTGTTCAATAAGTTCTTTTGAGaagaaaactcaaatttttgtaaggtaATTGTAAAACATTCCATCAATCAAGGTGAATGACAATGCAGCTTGGAGTAATGACTTGGTCTatctaagttgataaaattatgaaaatgttcCACAACTTTGTCAGCATGCAATTGAATTGTGCACTTTGAATTTCAGAATTATCGTTTGTTTGTACCATGACAGTCCATGTTTGAGTGGAAGAACCTTCCTTTCTATAAAGAAGTATAATTTGTTTCCAAGCTTTTCTTCTATCACTGTATTCAAAGAGCTTGAGTTTGGTTAAACTGGTGTAGCCTTAACTACTTACCGTTATGATTATTTGGGCAGAAAAATTATTGGTGCACGTTGGTATGTCAAAGGATATGAAGCTGAATTCGGAAAGCTAAATACAAGTGATGGGGTTGAATACTTATCTCCCCGAGATGCTGCAGGTCATGGTACTCACACAGCATCTACTGCAGCTGGCCTTCAGGTAGAAAATGTGAGTTTTATGGGATTAGCTCAAGGATTGGCAAGAGGGGGTGCTCCATCAGCTTGGTTAGCTGTCTACAAAGTTTGCTGGTCTACTGGTGGCTGCAGCTTAGTTGACCTTCTTGCTGCATTTGATGATGCAATATTTGATGGTGTAGATGTGCTTTCAGTATCTCTTGGCTCACCACCTCCACTTCCTACTTATGTTGAGGATGTTTTGTCCATTGGTTCCTTTCATGCTGTAACTAAAGGAATTTCTGTAGTATGCTCTGCTGGGAATTCTGGTCCTTATCCTCAGACTGTCATAAACACAGCTCCATGGATTATAACCGTAGCTGCAAGCACCATAGATAGAGCTTTCCCAACTGTGATCACCATGGGAAACAATCAAACTCTTGTGGTACTTCTTATATTCCTTTCTGGCCATGAAAGTATGTGTTGTGCTTATATTGGAACAAGATAGAAACAAACTTCCAATGAAATAAACTGCAAAAATATGACCATAACTAATTCACCAAACCTAGAATCCACTTGCAAAAGAAATATGCGGTTCAGTAATATGCCTGTTTCTGTGAAAGAAATGTGAAGAATTCACTATTTTGAGATTAGGATTAGAATTAGTTGCATTCTTTTAAAAGCCAGCATACCATGGGAACAACTCCAAAAGTAACCTACATCTGCTACAATATGAACATGAAGCTTTTGTATGACGGTAATagagttgtaacttgtaagtgaGTCTGAGATACTTTTATCATTTTACACTTTCACATTCACAGTCATTGAAATATTCTATTCCTTtcagtttatttaatttttttttcaaggtcGAAATGCAAATATTTGGGGTAATCCAACTTGTGATTTATGTTAAATAGGTTTGAGTAATATTGATTAATGGTGTCATATGAAGAGTCTGAATATGACCCTAGAACTGTTTTTTGTTAAATCATGCATAACTTCCTTTTGTCAAACTTCAGATTAATAGTGAACAGTCTTGTTGTCTTATTGATATTAACTCTTTGTTGTATGGACCTAGAACTAGAAGTAAATTATAGTTTTTAAAACAGGGTCAGGCTTTCCATACAATGAAAGATATGAACAAATTTCACCCTATTGTATATGGAGATGACATAGCAGCTAGCGGTGTAGTTGAAGGCAGTGCAAGGTAAAATGCCTTGCTATTTGCAACTTGTTGGCTTGAACTCTGAATGAACCCTCTACTCTATGTTTGAGGATTCGTATTCTAATAGTGGGTACTTTTAATAGGAGCTGTGATTCAGGAACTCTAAATGCCACTTTAGCAAGAGGAAAAGTAGTTCTTTGTTTTCAATCTAGTTCGCAGAGGTCAGCTATCATTGCTTTAAGTACTGTAATGGATGTTCAGGCTGCTGGTCTCATCTTTGCCCAGTTTCCAACAAAGGATGTCACAATCTCCTGGGATATCCCTTGTGTCCAAGTGGACTTTGCAATCGGGACATCTCTGCTCACTTACATGGGGATGACCAGGTAATTTTATCAGAGCAACTAAATCAAGCTGAATCCATTATGCAGaattgaaaataaacaaatcttGAGTCATGCATTTACCTTGTTTAATTAACAGTCCTTTTCTTTGGCAGTAATGATCCACTGTAAAGGCACCAGGAAGTTCTTTATAAAATTCTATGTTGTGTCGTTCCTAGTGGAGAAGAAGGCCGCTGTGTCTCATTATTTTCTTGATTAGATGATAAATGGTCTCACACTATTACAAATATCAAAGCTCAATTCCATTATCCTAGTCCAGGTTTATTGTGTTAGGACTTACCTATAGTGTAAGCAAAATAATCCAAATCCTATGTTTAGTAACATTTCTTTTATTGCAAGTAAAGTAACCCTAGGGTAGTCTAGCTTCATTGTAACCAATAGATCTCAATGGTACAAATATAGTTGCTAATGGCTAGGCTGTTAGGCTGAACCATGTTAATTTTGGTTCTGgtctttatttctctttctattcTCACTTTAACTCTTCATTTCAACATGGTATTTTTCTCGTCTTCTTTGGCCTCCCTACCAGTAGTGCTGCCCCTTATAGGTCTTTTCACCATCATTCAGGCATTACAAACTCCAAGTCCATGCCTTCAGGGTATTTGTTCAAGTCGTAAACCACACCTCTCAAAAGACTAGTAGTAAATCTTCAGAAGCATCTCGCCCATGAGTCTCTTTGGCGTAGATACGCATCTCAAACCAATTATTGACCAACCACTAGTGACACTGTCCACAGCTGATGTAATCATTCAGGTTGTCGATGTCGCCATCACCCGGATACATGGAACACTTTCATTTGCTGCTTCATCATTCTAGCTACTGGTACAACCATCATCCATCCATAGCAGCCACCTTCCGTCGCTGACCATTGCCCTTTGTTTACGCGCTCCATTACAGGTAGAGCAAGGTCCTCTGCACATCAAATCCAGTCCAATGTGGTCCTATTTTCCTTACTAGTCTTACATTCTAAACTCAAGGTTTCTTCAAGATTCCCCTTAAGGTTGAGCGGGGGTATTAGAGGCATCCACACCCAATGCTATTCAAGGCCTAAGTCCATTAAAGTAGCCAAGGTTCATTATACAAGGTCTTACTGATAGTTGTAAGTGAAAAAATCCTAATCTTACTTTTAGTGCAAGTAAAGTAACCCTAGGGTTTACTTTATTATACGTACCCCTTAAtaggttcattgtaacacataaatctcaataaaaaagatgtaaacatgAAGAACTTTCTATTGTAGATGTAGGCCATTAGGTAAACCACATTAACTTTTCTTCCGATCTCTAATTCTCTCTCCTCACTTTCGCTCTTAATTCAAACATCAATTCTAACAAACGCTATTTGTTataatgtcaaaaaaaaattccctttgTTTCTCCAGCAGCTGTATACCCTTGTTCTTGGGAATTGTGAACTTCCAAACTCCATGAGGGCTATGGGAAAGGTTGATATAATTATAACAGATTTGAGTttaaaatagatagataaaaatgTCTGTAATTTGTTATGTGTCAAAAGTGTCTGATATGTAGACATAAAGAACTTGTACTAATAAATGGCCAAAAATAATATTCTTTGTTCCTAAATTTGCTTTTGGCATGTTAATGACCTACTGAAATGTTTATTAAACAGCAATCCTGTAGTCAAGTTTAGCCTAACGAAAACAGCTGTGGGACAGCAGATTTCCCCAGAAGTGGCATTCTTCTCGTCTCGAGGACCCAGTTCCTTATCTCCATCTGTATTGAAGGTACTGAAAATATTTCAGAAAATGGTTTATACTTTGATTCTCACATATGATGTATTTGAATGTTGTTGCAGCCTGATATTGCTGCTCCTGGGGTTAATATCTTGGCCTCCTGGTCCCCTGCTTCTCCCCTCCCAACAGCTATGACTCAACCACCTCCACTCAACTTCAATATTGAATCGGGGACCTCCATGGCTTGTCCACATATATCTGGCATTGTGGCTCTTCTTAAAGCTATCCATCCAACATGGAGCCCTGCTGCAATCAAGTCTGCACTGGTCACTACAGGTTGACAAAAGAAGTTTACTGGCATTTTATTTCCTCTTTTAGTTTATTACATAGCTGATTCTCTTGTCTCTTGTATAGCTTCTTTGGAAGATGAATATGGTCAGTGTATTGTGGCTGAGGGAGCTCCCCATAAGAAGGCAGACCCATTCGACTATGGAGGTGGTCATGTTGATCCTAACAAAGCCATAGCTCCTGGTCTCATATATGACATGGGGTTCTCAGATTATTCCCGTTTTCTTTGCGCAATGGGCTACAATAATTCTGCCATTAGTACGATTACCAAGGCTTGCACCCATTGCCGCAAATCAGCCAACTTCCTTGCAAATCTTAATTTGCCCTCTATTACCATTCCTGAGCTGAAGAAGAAGTTAACTGTGTCAAGAACAGTAACAAATGTTGGTCCAGTTAACTCTGTTTACACTGCTTTAGTTCAAGCTCCAGCCGGCACCACTGTGATAGTTGAGCCATCAAGTTTGTTCTTTAATTCTACAATAAGGAAGCTCAAGTTCAAGGTTACTTTCCACTCCCAGCTAAGAGTTCAAGGAAGATACTCATTTGGCAATCTTCTTTGGAAAGATGGTTTCCATGTAGTGAGAATACCATTGATAGTTAGGACTGTCATACAAGATTTTTATGCTGAAACATGATGCTGTTGCCACCAACTGCTTCTCTTTGTATCAATAAATTATCATTGATGATTAATAATCTGTTAAAATCATATTGCTGATTCATTTTCAGGTAACTAGTTAAATGAATATACCTTTTAAGATGTTGACTTTAAAAGTCAGGCCACCTTGTGAAATTGAGAGCTCACGCTTCTTCCACTATGAAATCATTGCAAGTCGTTGTTATGCTATTAGCCAAATGAGTTTGCTTGTAAAGTACTTGACTTCAATGACTAACTCATGAAACACACATGATTACAATGGGTCAATAACCTTatgatttcatttttaaatcttGTGCACATATAGAAAATGGATATTCACCGGTGAGGTTGAGAGGATTGAGAGCCCTGGCTTATTCAAAAACGAACCTGTTCAAACTTTTAGTAACCATTCAAATGGTTTTCATTTAAAGAtgttaatctatatatatatatatatatatatatatatatatatatatatatatatatatatatatatatatataatagtaggtaaaacagagagaaaattcaattaaattttaaattggaatttaaTTAGAATCAAATTTTGAGCCATATGTCTCATCTaacttaaattttagaaatttgtgccaagtgagttaatttagtataaaaattgaatttcaattagagtttaattttgcgccacgtgtcctatctaatctaaaattttaaatttttgtaccaaattagttaatttagtgtagaaaacgatGAGTCTAATATagtaaatcataaaaaacataatcatataactaaaaaaaatcaaatttataagtcatctacacacacacacacacacacacacacacacatatatatatatatatatatatattaataagtaaagcttagagaaaattgaatttgaatttgaaattataatctaattttgtgccatgtgtccaaatttatgtgggaactataccataattatccacttaaacTTGTGTCATGTgcctacttaagttttttaatctttgaagTCAAGTGAGtcaatgagtgcaaaatactaagaatctaatattaatgaactataaaataaataaataaattcacatATAGtcaataaaaatcatcacatgtttctcaaaaaaataaaaaatcatcacatatcaaaaatcaccacatgttctatcttattaaaaattagaagaaaaaaaatgatcataaatagtatgaaatttaggtaagaattttaatatgtgactaatcacgtttactttaaaaatataatttgactaattatatttgtgtagggtttattttttcacaaccctagacatatataagacttattttaaaggtcgtcatACATAGTGAACACATGCAGAAAGTGACCTAGTGCCCTATTCTCTCTGCAAGAAGTTACTGCGTTTTTTACgtcttaaggttttgtaaccaagtacttcttgatcttctttgttgatgaagtgaagaactttttcaaccaacaacatcttcaagttgctggagttagtcacgtactgggatccgtgtaaaagggtggcgttcatatattgaagagttcagaagtTTTAAAGCGGTAAAATGTTTCTACTGTAAGTTTATCTAtagggattgtagagtttagggacaaagattttgtactagatctgaaacttctttttattatagtggattgctttttaGGAAggttccccctaggttttttactatattttatgataaaaattgtgtttaattttaaatatatctatatatatgcatgaatgtatgtgttacatgctttaaaaaaataatttgactaattatgtatatttttataataaaaattttatttaatattaaatgcATTCATGCGTTTGCATGAAGTTACATGTTAGTAAACAATAAAAGAAGGCCTTCATAATCAatgtttaccatttttttttttaaactcaagtcAGAAATCCTAATCTAATGAACCTAATACACTACCCCCACCCCTTCCACTCAGGACCACTTGAACTTGGGTCCTCAAACCCCACAAACCTTTTAAGGCTTGGGGAAGTACCACCCCGCCCAACGTGGGCGGTGGTAATGTTTACCAAATTTCTAGATCTACAGAAATGTAGCTCAATACATTGTGTCAATTAAGAAGACTTCGGCAAGTATAGACCACTTGTCGTCAAATACATTGGACATCAAGAATACATAAATGCAATTGCTCTTGCATTAATTG
This portion of the Castanea sativa cultivar Marrone di Chiusa Pesio chromosome 7, ASM4071231v1 genome encodes:
- the LOC142642400 gene encoding subtilisin-like protease SBT3.9 encodes the protein MASLWIHSIILIVLAMQLQPLFHVALASTNVHIVYMGERQHDEPERVQDSHHEVLSIILGSHEAAKESILYSYKHGLSGFAAVLTESQAKLIADFPGVVRVVPNRVLSLQTTRSWDFLQVKPHIRNGILSKSHSGIGSIVGILDTGIWPESESFKDEGMGKVPSRWKGICQIGEKFNHSHCNRKIIGARWYVKGYEAEFGKLNTSDGVEYLSPRDAAGHGTHTASTAAGLQVENVSFMGLAQGLARGGAPSAWLAVYKVCWSTGGCSLVDLLAAFDDAIFDGVDVLSVSLGSPPPLPTYVEDVLSIGSFHAVTKGISVVCSAGNSGPYPQTVINTAPWIITVAASTIDRAFPTVITMGNNQTLVGQAFHTMKDMNKFHPIVYGDDIAASGVVEGSARSCDSGTLNATLARGKVVLCFQSSSQRSAIIALSTVMDVQAAGLIFAQFPTKDVTISWDIPCVQVDFAIGTSLLTYMGMTSNPVVKFSLTKTAVGQQISPEVAFFSSRGPSSLSPSVLKPDIAAPGVNILASWSPASPLPTAMTQPPPLNFNIESGTSMACPHISGIVALLKAIHPTWSPAAIKSALVTTASLEDEYGQCIVAEGAPHKKADPFDYGGGHVDPNKAIAPGLIYDMGFSDYSRFLCAMGYNNSAISTITKACTHCRKSANFLANLNLPSITIPELKKKLTVSRTVTNVGPVNSVYTALVQAPAGTTVIVEPSSLFFNSTIRKLKFKVTFHSQLRVQGRYSFGNLLWKDGFHVVRIPLIVRTVIQDFYAET